Proteins from a single region of Nocardiopsis dassonvillei subsp. dassonvillei DSM 43111:
- a CDS encoding aminotransferase class I/II-fold pyridoxal phosphate-dependent enzyme, protein MIDDLGFDSIMIMDLVSSLAKNYPQIRSIDPWEDFQDDITYADLELRLHALVEDTPADAPAAPEGIARMEKIVQFGDFLRGQEDLPYFAAYRGIAANTISVGARTFVNYSSYNYLGTNGHPRIRKAVDDAVAEHGTSVSASRLIGGEIGLHGELERTIADFIGVDDALVQVGGHSTNVNILGNLFGEDDLILHDSLAHNSLIQGALLSDAKRKPFKHNDMENLEQELARLRPRFRNVVIVVEGVYSMDGDLCPLPELLRIKEHHDAFLMIDEAHSIGTVGRAGRGVASHFGVDPRRVDIHMGTLSKAFNSCGGYIAGSRGFVEYLRYNLPGFVFSVGMTPANTAAALESIRLCQENPHWIDELHGISQRFLDTLRDMGLDTGKSGGTPVVPLITGDSALALRFSEQLHVSGINVAPILHPAVREDEARLRFFLSRLHTEEDLEVTFKALNELEATR, encoded by the coding sequence ATGATCGACGACCTCGGGTTCGACTCGATCATGATCATGGACCTCGTCTCCAGCCTCGCCAAGAACTACCCCCAGATCCGCTCGATCGACCCGTGGGAGGACTTCCAGGACGACATCACCTACGCCGACCTCGAACTCCGTCTGCACGCGCTGGTCGAGGACACCCCGGCGGACGCCCCCGCGGCTCCCGAGGGCATCGCACGGATGGAGAAGATCGTCCAGTTCGGGGACTTCCTCCGCGGACAGGAGGACCTGCCCTACTTCGCCGCCTACCGCGGGATCGCCGCGAACACGATCAGTGTCGGCGCCCGCACGTTCGTGAACTACTCCAGCTACAACTACCTCGGCACCAACGGCCACCCCCGTATCCGCAAGGCCGTCGACGACGCCGTCGCGGAGCACGGGACCTCGGTCTCGGCGAGCAGGCTCATCGGCGGCGAGATCGGCCTCCACGGGGAACTGGAGCGCACGATCGCCGACTTCATCGGCGTGGACGACGCGCTCGTGCAGGTCGGCGGACACAGCACCAACGTCAACATCCTCGGGAACCTGTTCGGTGAGGACGACCTGATCCTCCACGACTCCCTGGCCCACAACAGCCTCATCCAGGGCGCGCTGCTCTCCGACGCCAAACGCAAGCCCTTCAAGCACAACGACATGGAGAACCTGGAGCAGGAGCTGGCACGGCTGCGCCCCAGGTTCCGCAACGTCGTCATCGTCGTCGAGGGCGTCTACAGCATGGACGGCGACCTGTGCCCCCTGCCGGAGCTGCTGCGGATCAAGGAGCACCACGACGCCTTCCTCATGATCGACGAAGCCCACTCGATCGGCACCGTGGGGCGCGCGGGCCGCGGCGTGGCCAGCCACTTCGGTGTCGACCCGCGCCGCGTCGACATCCACATGGGCACCCTCAGCAAGGCCTTCAACAGCTGCGGGGGCTACATCGCCGGAAGCCGAGGGTTCGTCGAGTACCTGCGCTACAACCTCCCCGGCTTCGTCTTCAGCGTGGGCATGACCCCCGCCAACACCGCGGCGGCCCTGGAGTCGATCCGCCTGTGCCAGGAGAACCCCCACTGGATCGACGAGCTGCACGGGATCTCCCAGCGCTTCCTCGACACCCTGAGGGACATGGGCCTGGACACGGGCAAGAGCGGGGGCACGCCCGTGGTCCCGCTCATCACCGGCGACTCCGCCCTCGCCCTGAGGTTCTCCGAACAGCTGCACGTCAGCGGCATCAACGTGGCGCCCATCCTGCACCCGGCGGTCCGGGAGGACGAGGCCAGGCTCCGCTTCTTCCTGTCCCGCCTGCACACCGAGGAGGACCTCGAGGTGACCTTCAAGGCGCTGAACGAGCTGGAGGCCACCCGATGA
- a CDS encoding glycosyltransferase has product MAKHLRETYECVFSGYSERYSGLIEEAGFTFHRLAPALTDEDADQLIRVDQGKAVRHPFTAAMLRTRVASELALIGTLRPAAVVIGTTLSQFVSARAAGVPLVYVKPFAYSWPHILQTRSLPLAEGDGPLPRAVNTGAAALLREAARVTTYKPAAFRAVAREHGVRLPGRTIQALDADLNLITSLSCYLRPYRMPANYRLVGPVFARIDREIPPDVVRVAEASARAKRPVVYFAMGSSGNREVVLRVLTELSRMPVTVIAPVASYLEESDLPQVADNIHVRDLLPAHLLGDLIDASVIHGGEGTVQTAVTTGKPFVGIGLQMEQRWNVADCVRFGNAVAVSPKDVSGASFRNAVEKVLTDPRTRSRARTLRELLSGVDGAASAAEHIHEHVSQKP; this is encoded by the coding sequence GTGGCGAAACACCTCCGTGAAACATATGAATGCGTCTTTTCCGGGTATTCCGAAAGATACTCCGGCCTCATTGAAGAGGCCGGGTTCACGTTTCACCGCCTGGCCCCCGCGCTGACCGACGAGGACGCGGACCAGCTGATCCGCGTCGACCAGGGGAAGGCGGTCCGGCACCCCTTCACCGCCGCGATGCTCCGCACCCGCGTCGCCAGTGAACTCGCCCTCATCGGCACGCTCCGCCCGGCGGCGGTCGTGATCGGCACGACGCTCAGCCAGTTCGTCTCCGCCCGTGCCGCCGGCGTGCCGCTCGTCTACGTCAAGCCCTTCGCCTACAGCTGGCCCCACATCCTCCAGACGCGGTCGCTGCCGCTCGCCGAAGGGGACGGCCCGCTCCCCCGGGCGGTCAACACCGGCGCCGCCGCGCTCCTGCGGGAGGCCGCCCGGGTGACCACCTACAAGCCCGCGGCCTTCCGGGCAGTCGCGCGCGAGCACGGGGTCAGGCTGCCCGGTCGCACCATCCAGGCGCTCGACGCCGACCTCAACCTGATCACCTCCCTCTCCTGCTACCTGCGCCCCTACCGGATGCCCGCGAACTACCGCCTGGTCGGCCCGGTCTTCGCCCGGATCGACCGGGAGATCCCTCCGGACGTGGTCCGCGTCGCCGAGGCCTCGGCGCGGGCGAAGCGCCCGGTGGTCTACTTCGCCATGGGCAGTTCCGGGAACCGGGAAGTGGTGCTCCGGGTCCTCACCGAGCTCTCCCGGATGCCCGTCACCGTCATCGCCCCCGTCGCCTCCTACCTGGAGGAGAGCGACCTCCCCCAGGTCGCGGACAACATCCACGTGCGCGACCTCCTCCCCGCACACCTGCTCGGCGACCTCATCGACGCCTCCGTGATCCACGGGGGCGAGGGGACCGTGCAGACCGCGGTCACGACCGGAAAACCCTTCGTCGGAATCGGCCTGCAGATGGAGCAGCGGTGGAACGTGGCGGACTGCGTCCGCTTCGGAAACGCCGTCGCCGTCTCCCCCAAGGACGTTTCCGGAGCCTCTTTCCGCAATGCCGTGGAGAAGGTCCTCACGGACCCCCGCACCCGTTCCCGCGCACGCACCCTCCGCGAACTCCTCTCCGGAGTCGACGGGGCGGCGTCAGCAGCGGAACACATTCACGAACACGTGTCTCAGAAGCCGTGA
- a CDS encoding ABC-ATPase domain-containing protein, which produces MTGRYGGGQGRRYGGRGGRGGGRGPEPEPIRGVRDEARLSEELLRMDGASYGRYKSLRGDWDFGDFTLTVQRVQADPFAPPSRVRVLIPDAGVPKSAWGDPVRRRATADYLGRRARRLLRGSLLRIDTGGQEVIERSSCQLTDGGIDLRIGIDLPGHGRRIDGRTAERELCRTLPRLVDDLDWEEVDAEEAAAFADTVADTVALRSQLEERGLVAFVADGAVLPRRSGVSDEPMTGGAVPFASPEGLRVSVDLPHRGTVSGMGVPEGITLIVGGGFHGKSTLLHALERGVYDHVPGDGRELVVTRGDAVKIRAEEGRRVERVDVSPFVRNLPTGADTSDFRTENASGSTSQAANICEAVEAGARTLLVDEDSTATNLMIRDERMQALVHGDREPLVPFIDLVRPLRREHGVSTVLVMGGSGDYFDVADHVVMLDAYHPHDVTERARELARERVDADFALPRPRVVDPASVDDGTSRGRGRIKRRDMDVLVFGDHDVDVRAVEQFVDPGQITGAGLALRELVAGRHLDGGRTLAEALDSLEEALDRRGVTLLGSDFGGDYALPRRFEVAAVLNRLRSLLVADLH; this is translated from the coding sequence ATGACGGGACGGTACGGAGGAGGCCAGGGGCGCCGGTACGGGGGCCGCGGGGGCCGCGGCGGCGGGCGCGGGCCCGAACCCGAGCCGATCCGCGGAGTCCGCGACGAGGCCCGGCTCTCCGAGGAGCTCCTGCGCATGGACGGCGCCTCCTACGGCCGCTACAAGTCACTCAGGGGCGACTGGGACTTCGGCGACTTCACCCTGACCGTGCAGCGGGTCCAGGCCGACCCCTTCGCACCGCCCTCGCGGGTGCGCGTGCTCATCCCGGACGCCGGCGTCCCCAAGAGCGCCTGGGGCGACCCGGTGCGCCGCCGCGCCACCGCCGACTACCTGGGGCGGCGCGCCCGCCGGCTCCTGCGCGGATCGCTGCTCAGGATCGACACCGGCGGCCAGGAGGTGATCGAACGCTCCTCCTGCCAGCTCACCGACGGCGGTATCGACCTGCGCATCGGCATCGACCTGCCCGGCCACGGCCGCCGCATCGACGGACGCACCGCCGAGCGGGAGCTGTGCCGCACCCTGCCCCGCCTGGTGGACGACCTGGACTGGGAGGAGGTCGACGCCGAGGAGGCCGCGGCCTTCGCCGACACCGTCGCCGACACGGTCGCCCTTCGCTCCCAGCTGGAGGAGAGGGGCCTGGTGGCCTTCGTCGCGGACGGCGCCGTGCTGCCCCGGCGCAGCGGTGTCAGCGACGAACCCATGACAGGCGGCGCCGTGCCCTTCGCCTCCCCCGAGGGCCTGCGGGTCAGCGTCGACCTGCCGCACCGGGGCACGGTGAGCGGCATGGGCGTGCCCGAGGGCATCACCCTCATCGTCGGCGGCGGCTTCCACGGCAAGTCCACCCTGCTGCACGCCCTGGAGCGCGGCGTCTACGACCACGTTCCCGGCGACGGCCGCGAACTGGTGGTGACCAGGGGCGACGCCGTCAAGATCCGCGCGGAGGAGGGCCGCAGGGTCGAACGCGTGGACGTGAGCCCCTTCGTGCGCAACCTGCCCACCGGCGCCGACACGAGCGACTTCCGCACCGAGAACGCCTCCGGGTCCACCTCGCAGGCGGCCAACATCTGCGAGGCGGTCGAGGCGGGGGCGCGCACCCTGCTGGTGGACGAGGACTCCACCGCCACCAACCTGATGATCCGCGACGAGCGCATGCAGGCCCTCGTGCACGGTGACCGGGAGCCCCTCGTCCCCTTCATCGACCTCGTCCGGCCCCTGCGTCGCGAGCACGGGGTGTCCACGGTCCTGGTCATGGGCGGCAGCGGCGACTACTTCGACGTCGCCGACCACGTCGTCATGCTCGACGCCTACCACCCGCACGACGTCACCGAACGGGCCCGCGAACTCGCCCGCGAGCGCGTGGACGCGGACTTCGCCCTGCCGCGCCCCCGCGTGGTCGATCCCGCCTCCGTGGACGACGGCACCTCGCGGGGCCGGGGCCGGATCAAGCGCCGCGACATGGACGTGCTGGTGTTCGGCGACCACGACGTCGATGTGCGTGCGGTGGAGCAGTTCGTCGACCCCGGGCAGATCACCGGTGCCGGGCTGGCCCTGCGCGAGCTGGTCGCCGGACGCCACCTGGACGGCGGCCGCACCCTCGCCGAGGCGCTCGACTCCCTGGAGGAGGCCCTGGACAGAAGGGGCGTCACCCTGCTGGGCTCCGACTTCGGCGGCGACTACGCCCTGCCGCGCCGCTTCGAGGTAGCCGCCGTCCTCAACCGGCTGCGCTCGCTGCTGGTGGCCGACCTGCACTGA
- a CDS encoding proteasome assembly chaperone family protein, giving the protein MRDSADLYELHPGFEDVAGLAMLVCLDGFVDAGHAGRQLITSLFERFTAEEVATFDADRLVDYRSRRPTMTFVENTWTAYDAPKIALYRLHDDEGAPFLVLHGPEPDREWEAFAAAVGRLVDHFSVTLSVSVHGIPMAVPHTRPVTVTPHSTRPELVEGHTPWIGRVEVPGSATSLLEYRLGERGHDFVGYAVHVPSYLAQAQYPRAAIAAAEYVAGATGLALATTEMEEVAAATDVDIAEQVMASEEIQRVVANLERQYDDIMSSRTDPEERPTLPLADDDAQLPTADELGAELERFLAEREGEGNG; this is encoded by the coding sequence GTGCGTGATTCCGCAGATCTGTACGAACTCCACCCAGGCTTCGAGGATGTCGCCGGCCTGGCGATGCTGGTCTGTCTGGACGGCTTCGTGGACGCCGGACACGCCGGGCGCCAGCTGATCACGTCGCTGTTCGAACGGTTCACCGCGGAGGAGGTCGCGACCTTCGACGCCGACCGCCTCGTGGACTACCGCTCGCGCCGTCCGACGATGACCTTCGTCGAGAACACCTGGACCGCCTACGACGCGCCCAAGATCGCCCTGTACCGGCTGCACGACGACGAGGGCGCCCCCTTCCTGGTCCTGCACGGCCCGGAGCCGGACCGCGAGTGGGAGGCCTTCGCCGCCGCCGTGGGCCGCCTCGTCGACCACTTCTCCGTCACGCTGTCCGTCAGCGTCCACGGCATCCCCATGGCGGTCCCGCACACCCGGCCGGTCACGGTCACCCCGCACTCCACCCGCCCCGAGCTGGTCGAGGGGCACACCCCGTGGATCGGCCGCGTCGAGGTGCCCGGCAGCGCCACCTCACTGCTGGAGTACCGGCTCGGCGAGCGGGGCCACGACTTCGTGGGCTACGCCGTCCACGTGCCCAGCTACCTGGCCCAGGCCCAGTACCCGCGCGCGGCCATCGCCGCCGCCGAGTACGTGGCCGGGGCCACCGGCCTGGCCCTGGCCACCACGGAGATGGAGGAGGTCGCCGCGGCGACCGACGTCGACATCGCCGAACAGGTCATGGCCTCCGAGGAGATCCAGCGCGTCGTGGCCAACCTGGAGCGCCAGTACGACGACATCATGTCCTCCCGGACCGACCCCGAGGAGCGTCCCACGCTCCCGCTGGCCGACGACGACGCCCAGCTGCCCACCGCCGACGAGCTCGGCGCCGAACTCGAACGCTTCCTCGCCGAGCGCGAGGGCGAGGGAAACGGATGA
- a CDS encoding quinone-dependent dihydroorotate dehydrogenase, with amino-acid sequence MTVFYQMLFRSVLRHMDAEKVHRLSFAALRGVTSLPAVASAMKGVLGPREPELTVHALGQEFPGPLGLAAGFDKNAESPSGLAALGFGFVEVGTVTAQPQPGNPRPRLSRLVADRAIVNRMGFNNEGSALVAERLHHRRGGRRPVLGVNIGKTKVTPEEEAPADYALSARRLARYADYLVVNVSSPNTPGLRNLQGVERLRPLLAAVREAMAEAGRPDLPLLVKIAPDLADEDVDAVADLALAEGLDGIIATNTTISREGLTTPAAQVEAAGAGGLSGAPLKRRSLEVLRRLRARVGDRVTLIAVGGIETPLDAWFRIRAGASLVQGYTGLIYGGPLWPRRINRGLARLVRASGHRSINEVVGADVPSPAAPAADTGQGADPAAATAKG; translated from the coding sequence ATGACCGTGTTCTACCAGATGCTCTTCCGCTCGGTCCTGCGCCACATGGACGCGGAGAAGGTCCACAGGCTCAGCTTCGCCGCGCTGCGCGGCGTGACCTCCCTGCCCGCCGTGGCCTCCGCCATGAAAGGCGTGCTCGGGCCGCGCGAGCCGGAGCTGACCGTGCACGCCCTCGGGCAGGAGTTCCCCGGCCCGCTGGGGCTCGCGGCCGGTTTCGACAAGAACGCGGAGAGCCCCTCCGGGCTGGCGGCGCTCGGCTTCGGCTTCGTGGAGGTGGGCACCGTCACCGCCCAGCCCCAGCCGGGCAACCCGCGGCCGCGCCTGTCCCGGCTGGTGGCCGACCGCGCGATCGTCAACCGCATGGGCTTCAACAACGAGGGGTCGGCCCTGGTCGCAGAACGCCTCCACCACCGGCGCGGCGGCCGCCGTCCCGTGCTCGGCGTCAACATCGGCAAGACCAAGGTCACGCCCGAGGAGGAGGCCCCCGCCGACTACGCCCTCAGCGCCCGGCGCCTGGCCCGCTACGCCGACTACCTGGTGGTCAACGTCAGCTCGCCCAACACCCCCGGGCTGCGCAACCTCCAGGGCGTGGAGCGGCTGCGCCCGCTCCTGGCCGCCGTGCGCGAGGCCATGGCCGAGGCCGGTCGCCCGGACCTGCCCCTCCTGGTGAAGATCGCCCCCGACCTCGCCGACGAGGACGTCGACGCCGTCGCCGACCTCGCGCTGGCCGAGGGACTCGACGGCATCATCGCCACCAACACCACCATCTCCCGTGAGGGCCTGACCACCCCCGCGGCGCAGGTGGAGGCGGCCGGTGCGGGCGGCCTGTCCGGCGCCCCCCTCAAGCGGCGCTCCCTGGAGGTGCTGCGCCGCCTGCGCGCCCGTGTGGGCGACCGGGTGACCCTGATCGCCGTCGGCGGCATCGAGACGCCCCTGGACGCCTGGTTCCGCATCCGGGCGGGGGCCAGCCTCGTGCAGGGCTACACCGGCCTCATCTACGGCGGTCCGCTCTGGCCCCGCCGCATCAACCGCGGCCTCGCCCGGCTGGTGCGGGCCTCCGGCCACCGTTCCATCAACGAGGTCGTCGGAGCCGACGTCCCCTCCCCGGCCGCCCCGGCGGCCGACACCGGGCAGGGGGCGGACCCCGCCGCGGCCACAGCCAAGGGCTGA
- a CDS encoding polysaccharide deacetylase family protein, whose amino-acid sequence MSSTRVHPNEAAPCPGAGGNRPWERRARWPGAALVALVLPLAACGTEGIASGGGEDPELITVVAAEPGDGVTEWRGDASDFEDHPYKPEGLTIDVAYPVFSGADAFAEELAARVDQEVRDYRGASRDPVSLGVDWEVVAAGDGVLGVRLVRTEEDFHGLRRGYGTYWYDASTGHTAYSTELLADDAALRELNGIVRASFADEEAVDARGLQPVMRTYDSMGFNGDGDLVVEFDDGHLSPIVEGHPPSSEPGRMVAVVPAEEAAPLLSGLGERAREAAMAEEPVLAVEAPDAEPPADPPVPGAVSAGDPDLDCAGAKCIALTFDDGPVATTPRLLDLLAEEEVAATFFLNGNPALTRPSVIRRAYAEGHEIGSHNHLHERMPDAFEGEELVHQVAAVSAMVRRQTGHTVELFRPPFGDSSPEVLGEIGRQGMAEILWSQDSKDWTGMSRDEVVESVVDGARPGGVVLLHDTLEPTLAAVPEIIERLRADGYEFATVSQVYDGPEAGKSYPPEGLSAPAGS is encoded by the coding sequence TTGTCGTCGACTCGAGTCCACCCGAACGAGGCCGCCCCCTGCCCCGGGGCCGGGGGGAACCGGCCGTGGGAACGCAGAGCCCGGTGGCCCGGGGCGGCGCTGGTCGCACTGGTCCTGCCCCTGGCCGCGTGCGGCACCGAGGGGATCGCCTCCGGGGGCGGTGAGGACCCGGAACTGATCACGGTGGTGGCGGCGGAGCCGGGGGACGGGGTCACCGAGTGGCGCGGGGACGCCTCCGACTTCGAGGACCACCCGTACAAGCCCGAGGGGCTCACGATCGACGTCGCCTACCCGGTGTTCTCGGGTGCCGACGCCTTCGCCGAGGAACTGGCCGCCCGGGTGGACCAGGAGGTGCGGGACTACCGGGGCGCCAGCCGGGATCCGGTGAGTCTGGGCGTCGACTGGGAGGTGGTCGCCGCCGGGGACGGGGTGCTGGGCGTGCGCCTGGTGCGCACCGAGGAGGACTTCCACGGCCTGCGCCGGGGGTACGGGACGTACTGGTACGACGCGTCCACCGGCCACACCGCCTACTCCACGGAGCTGCTGGCCGACGACGCGGCGCTCCGGGAGCTCAACGGGATCGTCCGCGCCTCGTTCGCCGACGAGGAGGCGGTGGACGCGCGGGGGCTGCAACCGGTGATGCGCACCTACGACTCGATGGGGTTCAACGGCGACGGGGACCTGGTGGTGGAGTTCGACGACGGGCACCTGTCCCCGATCGTGGAGGGCCACCCCCCGTCCTCGGAGCCGGGGCGGATGGTCGCGGTGGTGCCCGCCGAGGAGGCCGCGCCCCTGCTGTCCGGCCTGGGCGAGCGGGCGCGGGAGGCCGCCATGGCGGAGGAGCCCGTGCTGGCCGTGGAGGCCCCCGACGCCGAGCCCCCGGCCGACCCGCCGGTGCCGGGGGCGGTCTCGGCGGGAGACCCCGACCTGGACTGCGCCGGGGCCAAGTGCATCGCGCTGACCTTCGACGACGGACCGGTGGCGACGACTCCGCGGCTGCTGGACCTGCTGGCGGAGGAGGAGGTCGCGGCCACCTTCTTCCTCAACGGCAACCCGGCGCTGACCCGGCCCAGCGTGATCCGGCGCGCCTACGCCGAGGGGCACGAGATCGGCAGCCACAACCACCTGCACGAACGCATGCCCGATGCCTTCGAGGGGGAGGAACTGGTCCACCAGGTGGCCGCGGTGAGCGCGATGGTGCGCCGCCAGACGGGCCACACCGTGGAGCTGTTCCGGCCGCCGTTCGGCGACAGTTCACCGGAGGTGCTGGGGGAGATCGGCCGTCAGGGCATGGCCGAGATCCTGTGGAGCCAGGACAGCAAGGACTGGACCGGCATGAGCCGCGACGAGGTCGTGGAGAGCGTGGTGGACGGCGCCCGCCCCGGGGGCGTGGTACTGCTGCACGACACCCTGGAGCCGACCCTGGCCGCGGTCCCGGAGATCATCGAGCGGCTGCGGGCCGACGGGTACGAGTTCGCGACCGTCAGCCAGGTCTACGACGGCCCGGAGGCCGGGAAGAGCTACCCGCCCGAGGGGTTGTCCGCGCCCGCCGGTTCCTGA
- a CDS encoding polysaccharide deacetylase family protein, with product MAPDHPLITVVVALAVLAGMVLLATRSSGEPEPGPRTHGAPVSESEPSPPASGEPDGLTEVDAAAVAGLEEAELPYDGEISVAVTYPVIPNAEPLADFLERELTDEVHAFEAANPGAVSFEAGWNLTAARDGLLGVRVTRVETDSEGSREGYTTYWYDTETAAHHPSAALVGGQEQLEELNGLVRGAVGSGEGGEGPADPGVVHPISSLYDSVGFNPDGDLVVEFDAGQVAPAEEGRTRAVVAAGEAEGLLSELGLRVRDAATVGVEDFSIAAPPQADKDGQEEGAVPGQVPAVDPEVDCSDPETKCVALTYDDGPGGRTPELLDALAEYDARATFFVTGNPVMEHPHTVRRAYAEGHEIANHTLNHPDLAGLGAGGVRADLDVVQALVYRETGYTMNLMRPPYGSTDEGVASVTADMGLAQILWSVDTLDWKDRKASVIHDRVLEGASDGAIILMHDIHGTTVDASRTAIRELDEQGYTMVTVSQLLGTTTPGQSYMDGVPDAPEEDADPSEEAGEPAEGAEEASEEA from the coding sequence ATGGCACCGGACCACCCCCTGATCACGGTCGTGGTAGCCCTGGCGGTCCTGGCGGGCATGGTGTTGTTGGCCACCCGCTCCTCCGGGGAGCCCGAGCCCGGGCCGCGGACGCATGGAGCGCCGGTCTCCGAGAGCGAGCCGTCGCCCCCGGCCTCCGGTGAGCCCGACGGGCTCACCGAGGTGGACGCGGCCGCGGTGGCGGGCCTGGAGGAGGCCGAACTGCCCTACGACGGGGAGATCTCCGTCGCGGTGACCTATCCGGTGATCCCCAACGCCGAGCCGCTGGCCGACTTCCTGGAGCGTGAGCTGACCGACGAGGTGCACGCCTTCGAGGCCGCCAACCCCGGCGCGGTCTCCTTCGAGGCGGGGTGGAACCTGACCGCGGCGCGCGACGGCCTGCTGGGGGTCCGCGTGACCCGGGTGGAGACCGACTCCGAGGGGTCCCGGGAGGGGTACACCACCTACTGGTACGACACCGAGACCGCGGCGCACCACCCCTCCGCCGCACTGGTCGGCGGCCAGGAGCAGCTGGAGGAGCTCAACGGCCTGGTGCGCGGCGCCGTCGGAAGCGGGGAGGGCGGGGAGGGCCCGGCCGACCCCGGCGTCGTCCACCCGATCAGCTCCCTGTACGACTCGGTGGGCTTCAACCCCGACGGCGACCTGGTCGTGGAGTTCGACGCCGGGCAGGTCGCCCCGGCGGAGGAGGGCCGCACGCGCGCGGTGGTCGCCGCCGGTGAGGCCGAGGGCCTGCTGTCCGAGCTGGGCCTGCGCGTGCGCGACGCCGCGACCGTGGGCGTGGAGGACTTCTCCATCGCCGCCCCGCCCCAGGCCGACAAGGACGGCCAGGAGGAGGGCGCCGTGCCCGGGCAGGTGCCCGCGGTGGACCCCGAGGTCGACTGCTCCGACCCCGAAACCAAGTGCGTGGCGCTGACCTACGACGACGGGCCCGGCGGGCGCACCCCCGAACTGCTGGACGCCCTCGCCGAGTACGACGCGCGGGCCACGTTCTTCGTCACCGGCAACCCCGTCATGGAGCACCCGCACACGGTGCGGCGCGCCTACGCGGAGGGGCACGAGATCGCCAACCACACCCTGAACCACCCCGACCTGGCCGGTCTGGGCGCGGGAGGGGTGCGCGCGGACCTGGACGTCGTGCAGGCGCTGGTGTACCGCGAGACCGGCTACACCATGAACCTCATGCGCCCGCCCTACGGCTCGACCGACGAGGGCGTGGCCTCGGTGACCGCGGACATGGGCCTGGCCCAGATCCTGTGGAGCGTGGACACCCTCGACTGGAAGGACCGCAAGGCCTCGGTGATCCACGACCGGGTGCTGGAGGGCGCTTCGGACGGGGCGATCATCCTCATGCACGACATCCACGGCACCACCGTCGACGCCTCCCGCACGGCCATCCGGGAACTGGACGAGCAGGGGTACACCATGGTCACGGTGTCCCAGCTGCTGGGGACCACGACCCCCGGCCAGAGCTACATGGACGGGGTCCCCGACGCCCCGGAGGAGGACGCCGACCCCTCCGAGGAGGCCGGTGAGCCCGCTGAGGGGGCCGAGGAGGCTTCCGAGGAGGCCTGA